From Sparus aurata chromosome 9, fSpaAur1.1, whole genome shotgun sequence, a single genomic window includes:
- the LOC115588019 gene encoding uncharacterized protein LOC115588019 isoform X3: protein MQLENQSILIPKTQFKKKLQLQIKLQVQIKIRIQIKLQVQIKIRIQIKLQVQIKIKIKIKIKIKIQIKLQVQIKIRIQIKLQVQIKIKIKLQVQIKIKLKVQIKIRIQIKLQVQIKIKLQVQIKIRIQIKLQVQTKIRIRIQIKLQVQIKIRIRIQIKLQPTNHQPNMIPKMELKLKMQTQQNLPQTQFRRKLIHLRTLFYYLRIELCFTVRQRRVKVLQTATPVRTLLLHQRKKNCWKKKMEMKTAPLIESECL from the exons ATGCAGCTCGAGAACCAGTCGATCCTAATCCCCAAGACCCAGTTCAAGAAGAAG CTCCAGCTCCAGATCAAGCTCCAGGTCCAGATCAAGATCAGGATCCAGATCAAGCTCCAGGTCCAGATCAAGATCAGGATCCAGATCAAGCTCCAGGTCCAGATCAAGATCAAGATCAAGATCAAGATCAAGATCAAGATCCAGATCAAGCTCCAGGTCCAGATCAAGATCAGGATCCAGATCAAGCTCCAGGTCCAGATCAAGATCAAGATCAAGCTCCAGGTCCAGATCAAGATCAAGCTCAAGGTCCAGATCAAGATCAGGATCCAGATCAAGCTCCAGGTCCAGATCAAGATCAAGCTCCAGGTCCAGATCAAGATCAGGATCCAGATCAAGCTCCAGGTCCAGACCAAGATCAGGATCAGGATCCAGATCAAGCTCCAGGTCCAGATCAAGATCAGGATCAGGATCCAGATCAAGCTCCAGCCAACCAACCACCAGCCGAACATGATCCCCAAGATGGAGCTGAAGCTGAAG ATGCAGACGCAGCAGAACCTGCCCCAGACCCAGTTCAGGAGGAAG CTGATCCATCTGAGGACACTGTTCTACTATCTAAGGATCGAGCTGTGTTTCACTGTCAGACAAAGACGAGTGAAGGTACTGCAGACTGCGACACCTGTGAGGACGCTGCTGCTTcaccagagaaagaaaaactgctggaaaaagaaaatggaaatgaagacAGCGCCTCTGATTGAGTCAGAGTGTTTATGA
- the LOC115588019 gene encoding uncharacterized protein LOC115588019 isoform X5 has protein sequence MQLENQSILIPKTQFKKKLQLQIKLQVQIKIRIQIKLQVQIKIRIQIKLQVQIKIKIKIKIKIKIQIKLQVQIKIRIQIKLQVQIKIKIKLQVQIKIKLKVQIKIRIQIKLQVQIKIKLQVQIKIRIQIKLQVQTKIRIRIQIKLQPTNHQPNMIPKMELKLKMQTQQNLPQTQFRRKQLIHLRTLFYYLRIELCFTVRQRRVKVLQTATPVRTLLLHQRKKNCWKKKMEMKTAPLIESECL, from the exons ATGCAGCTCGAGAACCAGTCGATCCTAATCCCCAAGACCCAGTTCAAGAAGAAG CTCCAGCTCCAGATCAAGCTCCAGGTCCAGATCAAGATCAGGATCCAGATCAAGCTCCAGGTCCAGATCAAGATCAGGATCCAGATCAAGCTCCAGGTCCAGATCAAGATCAAGATCAAGATCAAGATCAAGATCAAGATCCAGATCAAGCTCCAGGTCCAGATCAAGATCAGGATCCAGATCAAGCTCCAGGTCCAGATCAAGATCAAGATCAAGCTCCAGGTCCAGATCAAGATCAAGCTCAAGGTCCAGATCAAGATCAGGATCCAGATCAAGCTCCAGGTCCAGATCAAGATCAAGCTCCAGGTCCAGATCAAGATCAGGATCCAGATCAAGCTCCAGGTCCAGACCAAGATCAGGATCAGGATCCAGATCAAGCTCCAG CCAACCAACCACCAGCCGAACATGATCCCCAAGATGGAGCTGAAGCTGAAG ATGCAGACGCAGCAGAACCTGCCCCAGACCCAGTTCAGGAGGAAG CAGCTGATCCATCTGAGGACACTGTTCTACTATCTAAGGATCGAGCTGTGTTTCACTGTCAGACAAAGACGAGTGAAGGTACTGCAGACTGCGACACCTGTGAGGACGCTGCTGCTTcaccagagaaagaaaaactgctggaaaaagaaaatggaaatgaagacAGCGCCTCTGATTGAGTCAGAGTGTTTATGA
- the LOC115588019 gene encoding uncharacterized protein LOC115588019 isoform X2 codes for MQLENQSILIPKTQFKKKLQLQIKLQVQIKIRIQIKLQVQIKIRIQIKLQVQIKIKIKIKIKIKIQIKLQVQIKIRIQIKLQVQIKIKIKLQVQIKIKLKVQIKIRIQIKLQVQIKIKLQVQIKIRIQIKLQVQTKIRIRIQIKLQVQIKIRIRIQIKLQPTNHQPNMIPKMELKLKMQTQQNLPQTQFRRKQLIHLRTLFYYLRIELCFTVRQRRVKVLQTATPVRTLLLHQRKKNCWKKKMEMKTAPLIESECL; via the exons ATGCAGCTCGAGAACCAGTCGATCCTAATCCCCAAGACCCAGTTCAAGAAGAAG CTCCAGCTCCAGATCAAGCTCCAGGTCCAGATCAAGATCAGGATCCAGATCAAGCTCCAGGTCCAGATCAAGATCAGGATCCAGATCAAGCTCCAGGTCCAGATCAAGATCAAGATCAAGATCAAGATCAAGATCAAGATCCAGATCAAGCTCCAGGTCCAGATCAAGATCAGGATCCAGATCAAGCTCCAGGTCCAGATCAAGATCAAGATCAAGCTCCAGGTCCAGATCAAGATCAAGCTCAAGGTCCAGATCAAGATCAGGATCCAGATCAAGCTCCAGGTCCAGATCAAGATCAAGCTCCAGGTCCAGATCAAGATCAGGATCCAGATCAAGCTCCAGGTCCAGACCAAGATCAGGATCAGGATCCAGATCAAGCTCCAGGTCCAGATCAAGATCAGGATCAGGATCCAGATCAAGCTCCAGCCAACCAACCACCAGCCGAACATGATCCCCAAGATGGAGCTGAAGCTGAAG ATGCAGACGCAGCAGAACCTGCCCCAGACCCAGTTCAGGAGGAAG CAGCTGATCCATCTGAGGACACTGTTCTACTATCTAAGGATCGAGCTGTGTTTCACTGTCAGACAAAGACGAGTGAAGGTACTGCAGACTGCGACACCTGTGAGGACGCTGCTGCTTcaccagagaaagaaaaactgctggaaaaagaaaatggaaatgaagacAGCGCCTCTGATTGAGTCAGAGTGTTTATGA
- the LOC115588019 gene encoding uncharacterized protein LOC115588019 isoform X6 has protein sequence MQLENQSILIPKTQFKKKLQLQIKLQVQIKIRIQIKLQVQIKIRIQIKLQVQIKIKIKIKIKIKIQIKLQVQIKIRIQIKLQVQIKIKIKLQVQIKIKLKVQIKIRIQIKLQVQIKIKLQVQIKIRIQIKLQVQTKIRIRIQIKLQVQIKIRIRIQIKLQPTNHQPNMIPKMELKLKQLIHLRTLFYYLRIELCFTVRQRRVKVLQTATPVRTLLLHQRKKNCWKKKMEMKTAPLIESECL, from the exons ATGCAGCTCGAGAACCAGTCGATCCTAATCCCCAAGACCCAGTTCAAGAAGAAG CTCCAGCTCCAGATCAAGCTCCAGGTCCAGATCAAGATCAGGATCCAGATCAAGCTCCAGGTCCAGATCAAGATCAGGATCCAGATCAAGCTCCAGGTCCAGATCAAGATCAAGATCAAGATCAAGATCAAGATCAAGATCCAGATCAAGCTCCAGGTCCAGATCAAGATCAGGATCCAGATCAAGCTCCAGGTCCAGATCAAGATCAAGATCAAGCTCCAGGTCCAGATCAAGATCAAGCTCAAGGTCCAGATCAAGATCAGGATCCAGATCAAGCTCCAGGTCCAGATCAAGATCAAGCTCCAGGTCCAGATCAAGATCAGGATCCAGATCAAGCTCCAGGTCCAGACCAAGATCAGGATCAGGATCCAGATCAAGCTCCAGGTCCAGATCAAGATCAGGATCAGGATCCAGATCAAGCTCCAGCCAACCAACCACCAGCCGAACATGATCCCCAAGATGGAGCTGAAGCTGAAG CAGCTGATCCATCTGAGGACACTGTTCTACTATCTAAGGATCGAGCTGTGTTTCACTGTCAGACAAAGACGAGTGAAGGTACTGCAGACTGCGACACCTGTGAGGACGCTGCTGCTTcaccagagaaagaaaaactgctggaaaaagaaaatggaaatgaagacAGCGCCTCTGATTGAGTCAGAGTGTTTATGA
- the LOC115588019 gene encoding uncharacterized protein LOC115588019 isoform X4, with amino-acid sequence MQFKKKLQLQIKLQVQIKIRIQIKLQVQIKIRIQIKLQVQIKIKIKIKIKIKIQIKLQVQIKIRIQIKLQVQIKIKIKLQVQIKIKLKVQIKIRIQIKLQVQIKIKLQVQIKIRIQIKLQVQTKIRIRIQIKLQVQIKIRIRIQIKLQPTNHQPNMIPKMELKLKMQTQQNLPQTQFRRKQLIHLRTLFYYLRIELCFTVRQRRVKVLQTATPVRTLLLHQRKKNCWKKKMEMKTAPLIESECL; translated from the exons ATGCAGTTCAAGAAGAAG CTCCAGCTCCAGATCAAGCTCCAGGTCCAGATCAAGATCAGGATCCAGATCAAGCTCCAGGTCCAGATCAAGATCAGGATCCAGATCAAGCTCCAGGTCCAGATCAAGATCAAGATCAAGATCAAGATCAAGATCAAGATCCAGATCAAGCTCCAGGTCCAGATCAAGATCAGGATCCAGATCAAGCTCCAGGTCCAGATCAAGATCAAGATCAAGCTCCAGGTCCAGATCAAGATCAAGCTCAAGGTCCAGATCAAGATCAGGATCCAGATCAAGCTCCAGGTCCAGATCAAGATCAAGCTCCAGGTCCAGATCAAGATCAGGATCCAGATCAAGCTCCAGGTCCAGACCAAGATCAGGATCAGGATCCAGATCAAGCTCCAGGTCCAGATCAAGATCAGGATCAGGATCCAGATCAAGCTCCAGCCAACCAACCACCAGCCGAACATGATCCCCAAGATGGAGCTGAAGCTGAAG ATGCAGACGCAGCAGAACCTGCCCCAGACCCAGTTCAGGAGGAAG CAGCTGATCCATCTGAGGACACTGTTCTACTATCTAAGGATCGAGCTGTGTTTCACTGTCAGACAAAGACGAGTGAAGGTACTGCAGACTGCGACACCTGTGAGGACGCTGCTGCTTcaccagagaaagaaaaactgctggaaaaagaaaatggaaatgaagacAGCGCCTCTGATTGAGTCAGAGTGTTTATGA
- the LOC115588019 gene encoding uncharacterized protein LOC115588019 isoform X7 produces MQLENQSILIPKTQFKKKLQLQIKLQVQIKIRIQIKLQVQIKIRIQIKLQVQIKIKIKIKIKIKIQIKLQVQIKIRIQIKLQVQIKIKIKLQVQIKIKLKVQIKIRIQIKLQVQIKIKLQVQIKIRIQIKLQVQTKIRIRIQIKLQVQIKIRIRIQIKLQPTNHQPNMIPKMELKLKLIHLRTLFYYLRIELCFTVRQRRVKVLQTATPVRTLLLHQRKKNCWKKKMEMKTAPLIESECL; encoded by the exons ATGCAGCTCGAGAACCAGTCGATCCTAATCCCCAAGACCCAGTTCAAGAAGAAG CTCCAGCTCCAGATCAAGCTCCAGGTCCAGATCAAGATCAGGATCCAGATCAAGCTCCAGGTCCAGATCAAGATCAGGATCCAGATCAAGCTCCAGGTCCAGATCAAGATCAAGATCAAGATCAAGATCAAGATCAAGATCCAGATCAAGCTCCAGGTCCAGATCAAGATCAGGATCCAGATCAAGCTCCAGGTCCAGATCAAGATCAAGATCAAGCTCCAGGTCCAGATCAAGATCAAGCTCAAGGTCCAGATCAAGATCAGGATCCAGATCAAGCTCCAGGTCCAGATCAAGATCAAGCTCCAGGTCCAGATCAAGATCAGGATCCAGATCAAGCTCCAGGTCCAGACCAAGATCAGGATCAGGATCCAGATCAAGCTCCAGGTCCAGATCAAGATCAGGATCAGGATCCAGATCAAGCTCCAGCCAACCAACCACCAGCCGAACATGATCCCCAAGATGGAGCTGAAGCTGAAG CTGATCCATCTGAGGACACTGTTCTACTATCTAAGGATCGAGCTGTGTTTCACTGTCAGACAAAGACGAGTGAAGGTACTGCAGACTGCGACACCTGTGAGGACGCTGCTGCTTcaccagagaaagaaaaactgctggaaaaagaaaatggaaatgaagacAGCGCCTCTGATTGAGTCAGAGTGTTTATGA